A window of Sphingobacterium sp. SRCM116780 contains these coding sequences:
- a CDS encoding SusF/SusE family outer membrane protein, which produces MFNIFRLLLVLLVGVFSLLFSCKKVEHGIDDAIVSINENTVSTIQVGKKLKVGFIANQITEFTFSIVPVNGTEALITENITVDPNTFIASKEFDIPNEASWIGDALLKVTYTSGGQTIEKTKPITFTESNPQMFVVGGSIGAGWEPTLGVPMRLYDEDSKFKFETFEYITVDGSGFKFLPTNVDWTDAFGKGATEGTLLQSGDAGNITVAADGFYRIRMDAEAKTYELLKSTWGVIGSATPKGWDADTDMTFAGGKGTYTWKVKLNLVAGELKFRMNDDWAVNMGGTVSALQQDGANLVIDAAGTYDVELNLTPGGYTAKISKN; this is translated from the coding sequence ATGTTTAATATATTTCGATTACTATTAGTTTTACTCGTTGGTGTTTTTAGCCTCTTGTTCTCTTGTAAAAAAGTGGAACATGGTATTGACGATGCTATAGTTTCGATCAATGAGAATACGGTATCGACTATTCAAGTCGGGAAAAAATTAAAAGTCGGTTTTATTGCCAACCAAATTACTGAATTTACATTCTCTATTGTACCTGTAAATGGTACTGAAGCTTTGATTACAGAAAATATTACAGTTGATCCAAATACATTTATTGCTTCAAAAGAATTTGATATTCCAAACGAAGCCTCTTGGATTGGGGATGCTTTATTGAAAGTTACGTATACTTCAGGAGGACAGACTATTGAGAAAACAAAACCCATCACATTTACCGAAAGTAATCCACAAATGTTTGTTGTCGGAGGTTCTATAGGTGCGGGTTGGGAACCAACATTAGGAGTTCCTATGCGCTTATATGATGAAGATAGTAAATTTAAGTTTGAGACATTTGAGTATATCACAGTTGATGGTTCTGGATTTAAGTTTTTACCTACCAATGTAGATTGGACAGATGCTTTCGGAAAAGGAGCTACTGAAGGAACCTTGCTACAAAGTGGTGACGCTGGAAATATTACAGTTGCTGCAGATGGCTTTTATAGAATTCGTATGGATGCGGAAGCAAAAACATATGAATTATTGAAATCAACATGGGGTGTGATTGGTAGTGCAACTCCTAAAGGTTGGGATGCTGATACCGATATGACGTTTGCAGGAGGAAAAGGAACTTATACTTGGAAAGTAAAATTGAACCTTGTAGCCGGTGAATTAAAATTCCGAATGAACGATGATTGGGCTGTCAATATGGGTGGAACTGTTTCTGCTTTACAACAAGATGGTGCAAATCTAGTCATTGATGCTGCAGGTACATATGATGTTGAATTAAATTTGACACCAGGAGGCTATACAGCTAAAATTTCTAAAAACTAA
- a CDS encoding glycoside hydrolase family 13 protein, whose amino-acid sequence MIRLLLSSVFILLQLSYAFCQDNFSIQRVEPMNWWVGMKTSNVQLIIYGKNLGKSTVKIQKEGLTLLKTHTVENSNYLFLDVAIEADATAGFYPIEFYVNNKLVGRYNYELKNRDASAVKAQGVHAEDLIYLIMPDRFANGNKKNDQVKGLREMNVDRDSMYARHGGDLEGIIQHLDYLNDLGVTSVWLTPVLTNDMPQASYHGYANTENYQVDPRFGTNETYRKLGEELHKRKMKLVHDVVPNHVGLYHWTVIDKPFKDWLHEWPSFTQTTYRDQTIFDPYAATVDREKMEKGWFVETMPDMNQQNEYVQKYILQSHIWWIEYAGIDGFRIDTYPYNDLAFMAKWTTAIKNEYPNFSFFGETWVQSVPNQAYFLGGQRVGQSIDTKLDGVTDFQLNYAIGDALNNEQANRLYATLGSDYQYPNPLANVIFLDNHDKDRFFSVVEENLEKYKSAFSWLLTSRGIPQMYYGAEVLMKNFNKPDGLLREDFKGGFEGDTVNKFSTVGRSDSENELFNHVKKLANYRKNNTVLQYGTTQHYVPENNVYVYFRSNETQVVSVFMNCNAKEITLSLPRYQESLKGAKRMKNILTDVEQDIPLEITLKPHQTLVFELKK is encoded by the coding sequence ATGATACGTCTATTGTTAAGTAGTGTTTTTATACTACTTCAGCTTTCTTATGCTTTTTGTCAGGATAATTTTTCTATTCAAAGGGTTGAACCGATGAATTGGTGGGTGGGAATGAAAACTTCCAATGTGCAATTAATTATCTATGGTAAGAATCTCGGAAAAAGTACCGTTAAAATTCAAAAAGAGGGCTTAACACTCTTAAAAACGCACACAGTTGAAAATTCTAATTATTTATTTCTTGATGTAGCAATTGAAGCCGATGCAACTGCAGGTTTTTACCCCATTGAGTTTTATGTAAATAACAAACTTGTTGGACGGTATAATTATGAATTGAAAAATAGAGATGCATCTGCTGTTAAAGCACAAGGTGTTCATGCCGAAGATCTGATTTACCTCATCATGCCAGATCGTTTTGCGAATGGAAATAAAAAGAATGACCAGGTAAAAGGTTTAAGGGAAATGAATGTAGATCGCGATTCCATGTATGCACGACATGGGGGTGACCTTGAAGGTATTATTCAACATCTGGATTATTTAAACGATCTAGGTGTTACATCTGTTTGGTTGACACCTGTATTGACGAATGATATGCCACAAGCTTCCTATCATGGATATGCAAATACAGAAAATTATCAGGTCGATCCTCGATTTGGAACAAATGAAACTTATCGTAAACTTGGAGAAGAGCTGCACAAACGAAAAATGAAATTGGTACATGATGTTGTACCAAATCATGTGGGATTGTATCATTGGACTGTCATAGATAAACCGTTTAAAGATTGGTTGCATGAATGGCCAAGTTTTACACAAACTACTTATAGGGATCAAACTATTTTTGATCCTTATGCTGCGACTGTTGACCGTGAAAAAATGGAAAAGGGTTGGTTTGTGGAAACAATGCCTGATATGAATCAACAGAATGAATATGTTCAAAAATATATTCTTCAAAGTCATATTTGGTGGATTGAATATGCTGGGATTGATGGTTTTCGTATTGACACCTATCCTTACAATGATTTGGCTTTCATGGCGAAATGGACAACCGCTATCAAGAATGAATATCCAAACTTCTCCTTCTTTGGTGAAACATGGGTACAGTCTGTTCCTAATCAGGCCTATTTCTTAGGTGGACAGCGTGTTGGTCAATCGATCGATACGAAACTTGACGGTGTCACTGATTTTCAATTAAATTATGCTATAGGAGATGCTCTGAATAATGAACAAGCAAATAGATTGTATGCTACTCTAGGATCAGATTATCAGTATCCTAATCCATTGGCGAACGTCATCTTTTTAGATAATCATGATAAAGATCGCTTTTTCTCTGTAGTGGAGGAAAATTTAGAAAAGTATAAATCGGCTTTTTCTTGGCTCTTGACATCCCGTGGGATTCCTCAAATGTATTATGGCGCCGAGGTGTTAATGAAAAATTTCAATAAACCAGATGGCTTACTTCGAGAAGATTTTAAAGGGGGATTTGAAGGTGATACTGTAAATAAATTTAGTACAGTAGGTAGATCTGATTCGGAAAATGAGCTATTCAATCATGTTAAAAAGTTAGCAAATTATCGTAAGAATAATACAGTACTGCAATATGGAACGACACAACATTATGTTCCGGAGAATAATGTATATGTCTATTTCAGATCCAATGAAACTCAAGTTGTCTCGGTTTTTATGAATTGTAATGCCAAGGAGATTACGCTGTCTTTACCACGATATCAGGAAAGTCTAAAAGGAGCAAAACGAATGAAAAATATCCTGACAGATGTAGAGCAAGATATACCATTAGAAATAACATTAAAACCTCATCAAACACTCGTGTTTGAACTAAAAAAATAA
- the pgmB gene encoding beta-phosphoglucomutase, translating to MKNAINLLGEIKGVIFDLDGVLVDTAVFHFQAWKRLAQELGFEFTEIENEQLKGVSRIASLEKILNWAGAEASESEKKDMAERKNSWYLDLVLQMKVGEVLPGSMELLHWLKQKGYPIALGSASKNAPLILEKTGIFSFFDVIVDGNVVTLSKPDPEVFLKAASELQLLPEECLVFEDAQAGVDAARAAGMKVIGIGSGLQGTDLSISSLKEVLN from the coding sequence ATGAAAAACGCAATAAATCTTTTGGGAGAAATAAAGGGGGTAATTTTTGATTTGGACGGTGTGCTGGTAGATACTGCGGTATTCCATTTTCAAGCCTGGAAAAGGCTTGCCCAGGAACTGGGTTTTGAATTTACAGAGATTGAGAACGAACAGTTAAAAGGAGTCAGCCGAATCGCTTCCTTGGAGAAGATCTTGAATTGGGCAGGTGCAGAAGCCTCAGAAAGCGAAAAAAAAGATATGGCAGAACGTAAAAACAGCTGGTATTTAGATTTAGTTCTCCAGATGAAAGTAGGTGAGGTTTTGCCAGGATCAATGGAACTGCTGCACTGGTTAAAACAAAAGGGTTATCCGATCGCATTGGGATCGGCAAGTAAGAATGCACCACTTATCCTTGAGAAAACAGGAATTTTTTCTTTTTTTGATGTTATTGTGGATGGCAATGTGGTGACCCTGTCAAAACCAGATCCCGAGGTTTTTTTAAAAGCCGCGAGTGAACTGCAACTGCTTCCAGAAGAATGTCTGGTGTTTGAAGATGCACAGGCTGGGGTAGATGCCGCAAGAGCTGCAGGAATGAAAGTGATCGGTATTGGTTCCGGTTTACAGGGAACCGACCTATCGATCAGTAGTCTGAAGGAAGTTTTGAATTAA